One window of Peteryoungia desertarenae genomic DNA carries:
- a CDS encoding ThuA domain-containing protein, with product MRQVLICWGGWDGHQPDQCAAIVSEMLEAEGFSVRVEAGTEAFADPAIRDYSLIVPMLTMTKIEKPEIENLELAIRGGVGLGGFHGQAGDSFRDCVQYQYMIGGQWVAHPGNIYDYTVNIVKPEDPLVSGIGHFPYRSEQYYMHVDPNNEVLATTTFTGEHDAWIDGHVMPVVWKRRHGQGRVFYSSLGHQAAEFEVPQMREIVRRGLVGAAR from the coding sequence TTGCGTCAGGTTCTGATTTGCTGGGGCGGCTGGGATGGACACCAGCCCGACCAATGTGCGGCCATCGTCTCCGAGATGCTGGAGGCTGAAGGCTTTTCCGTCCGCGTTGAAGCGGGCACGGAGGCCTTTGCCGATCCCGCGATCCGCGACTACAGCCTCATCGTGCCGATGCTGACGATGACCAAGATCGAGAAGCCTGAAATCGAGAACCTGGAGCTCGCCATTCGCGGCGGCGTCGGCCTCGGCGGCTTTCACGGCCAGGCGGGCGACAGCTTTCGCGATTGCGTGCAGTATCAATACATGATCGGCGGCCAATGGGTCGCCCATCCCGGCAATATCTATGATTACACGGTCAATATCGTGAAGCCCGAAGACCCGCTCGTCTCCGGCATCGGCCATTTCCCCTATCGCTCCGAGCAGTATTACATGCATGTCGACCCGAACAACGAGGTTCTGGCGACGACCACCTTTACCGGCGAGCACGATGCCTGGATCGACGGGCATGTGATGCCTGTCGTCTGGAAGCGCCGCCACGGGCAGGGCCGGGTATTCTACTCCTCCCTCGGCCACCAGGCGGCGGAGTTCGAGGTGCCGCAGATGCGGGAGATTGTGCGGCGGGGGTTGGTTGGGGCGGCTCGGTGA
- the dgcA gene encoding N-acetyl-D-Glu racemase DgcA, with amino-acid sequence MTRRLQVAAEIFPVDGAFTISRGSRTEIRVVTVTLTEDGYQGQGECVPYARYGETVEGVMAEIEALAPEIAAGLNRQGLQLRLPPGAARNALDCAFWDLEAKRLGRPVWQLAGLAEPKPLQTAFTLSLASPESMQAVAADNAHRPLLKVKLGGEGDLARIEAVRRGAPKASIIVDANEGWTVEAYRRLAPDLLRLGVVLVEQPLPAGDDDALLTLDRILPVCADESCHTASTLETLKGKYDALNIKLDKTGGLTEALALRDAARSAGFGVMVGCMLGTSLAMAPAFLVAQGADYVDLDGPLLLGQDRVSPIAYEGSLMQIPPAALWG; translated from the coding sequence ATGACGAGGCGTTTGCAGGTCGCTGCGGAGATTTTTCCCGTCGATGGTGCCTTCACGATTTCGCGCGGGTCGCGCACCGAAATCCGCGTGGTCACGGTCACGCTGACCGAAGACGGTTATCAGGGGCAGGGCGAATGCGTGCCCTATGCGCGTTATGGCGAAACCGTCGAAGGTGTGATGGCCGAGATCGAGGCGCTGGCACCAGAAATCGCAGCGGGTCTCAACCGGCAAGGCCTGCAGCTGCGTCTGCCGCCGGGTGCGGCGCGCAATGCGCTCGACTGCGCCTTCTGGGATCTGGAGGCCAAGCGCCTGGGCAGGCCCGTCTGGCAGTTGGCAGGCCTTGCGGAACCCAAACCCTTGCAAACGGCCTTTACCCTGTCGCTCGCCAGCCCGGAGAGCATGCAAGCGGTGGCGGCAGACAATGCGCACCGGCCTCTCCTGAAGGTCAAGCTGGGTGGCGAGGGGGACCTCGCGCGCATCGAAGCCGTCCGGCGCGGCGCGCCCAAGGCTTCGATCATCGTCGATGCCAATGAAGGCTGGACAGTGGAGGCGTATCGGCGTCTTGCGCCCGACCTGCTGCGGCTGGGCGTGGTTCTCGTTGAACAGCCTCTGCCTGCTGGCGATGACGACGCCCTTTTGACGCTGGATCGCATCCTGCCGGTCTGTGCCGATGAAAGCTGCCATACGGCCTCCACCCTTGAGACGCTGAAGGGCAAGTATGACGCTCTCAATATCAAGCTCGACAAGACGGGTGGGCTGACCGAGGCGCTCGCCCTTCGCGATGCTGCCCGTTCTGCCGGTTTTGGCGTTATGGTCGGTTGCATGCTGGGCACATCGCTTGCCATGGCACCGGCGTTTCTGGTGGCGCAGGGCGCCGATTACGTCGATCTCGACGGGCCGCTGCTTCTCGGCCAGGATCGCGTGTCGCCGATTGCCTATGAGGGATCTCTGATGCAGATTCCGCCGGCAGCGCTCTGGGGATGA
- a CDS encoding four-helix bundle copper-binding protein, protein MSVREMLNTHPMTDGQVSDALVACIEQCFRCGSVCASCADACLGEEMVASLRRCIQLNLDCAVICLATGQVAIRRTSENREVLMKMIDACARACAACGEECARHAESHEHCRVCADECHRCEDACREALTLMQ, encoded by the coding sequence ATGTCTGTCCGCGAAATGCTGAATACCCATCCGATGACCGATGGTCAGGTGTCTGATGCACTGGTGGCCTGCATCGAACAATGCTTTCGCTGTGGCTCGGTCTGCGCAAGCTGTGCCGATGCCTGCCTTGGAGAGGAGATGGTTGCAAGCCTGCGCCGCTGCATCCAGCTCAATCTCGATTGTGCGGTCATCTGCCTTGCCACCGGGCAGGTGGCGATCCGGCGCACGAGCGAAAACCGCGAGGTTCTGATGAAGATGATCGACGCCTGTGCGCGTGCCTGTGCGGCCTGCGGCGAAGAATGCGCCCGCCACGCCGAAAGCCATGAGCATTGCCGCGTCTGTGCCGACGAATGCCATCGCTGCGAGGACGCCTGCCGCGAAGCGCTGACGCTGATGCAATGA
- a CDS encoding FGGY-family carbohydrate kinase, whose protein sequence is MRDHVIAVDVGTGSARAGIVDVQGTLLCRREHPIETRFEGDTRAEHASEQIWRAVCVAVGEALSASGVAATKIAAIAFDATCSLVLRDRKGEPLALTREDGKTFDTILWLDHRAAAEADECTATDHAAIRHTGEVMSPEMEIPKLLWLKRHRPDLWNKLGYAFDLADFLTWRASGSNARSLCTITAKWNFQQHQTEGWPRDFLAKLGLDDLEDRASLPRIGHPVGDAVGRLTRQAAADLGLDVSVVVASGMVDAYAGALGVLGGYGHAPQSLSRQIALIGGTSSCLIAFAPEPRFRRSLWGPYYEAVFPGQWLVEAGQSATGALLNHLLSLHSAGGTPTTALHQKVIARVSQLRAEAGPGLADHINILPDFHGNRSPFADPNLTGVITGLTLDTSFDGLCRLYWRACVAIALGLRQILETMAASGMQTEQLHLTGGHVKNPLLTELYGDVTGCDLAIPETDDAVLVGTAINAAAAARLHPSLAEAGRAMAPKARMRKVDPDAHRRYERDYRRFLAMQRHRAELDGM, encoded by the coding sequence ATGCGCGACCACGTGATTGCGGTGGATGTCGGGACGGGCAGCGCACGCGCCGGCATCGTCGACGTGCAGGGCACGCTCCTTTGCCGTCGGGAGCATCCCATCGAGACCCGCTTCGAAGGCGATACCCGTGCTGAACATGCCTCAGAGCAGATCTGGCGGGCCGTTTGCGTAGCGGTCGGCGAGGCCTTGTCGGCGAGCGGTGTTGCGGCAACGAAGATCGCGGCAATCGCCTTCGATGCCACCTGCTCGCTGGTCCTTCGGGACCGAAAGGGTGAGCCGCTTGCCCTGACGCGTGAAGATGGCAAGACCTTCGACACCATCCTGTGGCTGGACCATCGCGCTGCCGCCGAAGCCGATGAATGCACAGCGACCGATCACGCCGCCATTCGCCACACCGGCGAGGTCATGTCGCCGGAAATGGAGATCCCGAAACTTCTGTGGTTGAAACGACACCGCCCAGATCTGTGGAACAAACTCGGCTACGCCTTTGACTTGGCTGATTTTCTCACCTGGCGCGCCTCCGGCTCGAACGCCCGCTCGCTCTGCACGATCACGGCGAAGTGGAACTTCCAGCAACACCAAACGGAAGGCTGGCCTCGTGATTTTCTGGCAAAGCTTGGTCTTGACGACCTCGAAGATCGGGCGAGCCTTCCCCGCATAGGCCACCCCGTGGGCGACGCCGTCGGGCGCCTGACAAGACAGGCGGCTGCGGACCTCGGCCTGGATGTTTCGGTGGTCGTGGCAAGCGGCATGGTCGATGCCTATGCCGGCGCGCTTGGCGTGCTGGGTGGCTATGGCCATGCCCCTCAAAGCCTGTCGCGCCAGATCGCGCTCATCGGCGGCACCTCCAGTTGCCTCATCGCCTTTGCGCCGGAGCCGCGTTTTCGCCGCAGCCTCTGGGGGCCTTATTATGAGGCAGTCTTCCCCGGCCAATGGCTGGTCGAGGCCGGCCAGTCGGCGACAGGCGCGCTGCTCAACCATCTGCTGAGCCTCCATTCAGCGGGCGGGACACCGACAACGGCGCTCCATCAGAAGGTCATTGCGCGGGTCAGTCAATTGCGGGCCGAGGCTGGTCCTGGCCTCGCCGATCACATCAACATCCTTCCCGATTTCCACGGGAACCGGTCGCCTTTTGCCGACCCGAACCTGACAGGCGTCATCACGGGCCTGACACTGGATACCAGCTTTGACGGGCTCTGCCGCCTCTACTGGCGGGCCTGCGTCGCAATTGCGCTGGGCCTGCGACAGATTCTGGAGACGATGGCAGCCTCCGGCATGCAGACGGAGCAACTGCATCTGACCGGAGGACATGTGAAGAACCCGCTTCTGACCGAACTCTATGGCGATGTCACCGGCTGCGATCTGGCAATCCCCGAGACCGATGACGCCGTGCTGGTCGGCACTGCGATCAATGCAGCAGCGGCAGCCCGCCTTCATCCTTCTCTGGCAGAGGCAGGGCGCGCCATGGCCCCGAAGGCCAGGATGCGCAAGGTCGATCCGGACGCACACCGTCGCTATGAGCGCGACTACCGGCGCTTCCTCGCCATGCAGCGGCACCGGGCGGAACTTGACGGCATGTAG
- the mnmA gene encoding tRNA 2-thiouridine(34) synthase MnmA — MNTLDFDKRPEDTRVVVAMSGGVDSSVVAGILKREGYDVLGITLQLYDHGAAVHRAGSCCAGQDIDDARRVCETLGIPHYVLDYEQRFRDTVINPFMESYVAGETPIPCVACNQTVKFADLLATAKELGADALATGHYIRSKPVPLANDPGHRALFRPIDSERDQSYFLFATTQEQIDYLRFPLGAMSKAEVRVLAEEMGLVVAQKADSQDICFVPQGKYADVINKLKPNAALAGEIVHLDGRVLGNHEGILHYTIGQRKGLGVATGEPLYVIYLDARSRRVIVGPKEALETHRVYLRDINWLGDRTLAEDASDGMPCFAKVRSTRPPTPAVLHADEKGVYVDLEIGEAGVAPGQACVLYSAPGADARVYGGGFIERSERSGTAEASLKALLAGSVAA, encoded by the coding sequence GTGAACACGCTGGATTTTGACAAGAGACCGGAAGATACGCGCGTTGTCGTCGCCATGTCGGGCGGCGTGGATTCCTCCGTCGTCGCCGGTATCCTGAAGCGCGAGGGCTATGACGTCCTCGGCATCACGCTGCAGCTCTATGACCATGGCGCCGCCGTCCACCGGGCCGGTTCCTGCTGCGCCGGTCAGGACATCGACGATGCCCGCCGCGTTTGCGAAACGCTTGGCATTCCCCATTACGTGCTCGACTACGAACAGCGCTTCCGCGACACCGTGATCAACCCGTTCATGGAAAGCTATGTCGCCGGCGAAACGCCGATCCCCTGTGTGGCCTGCAACCAGACGGTCAAGTTCGCGGACCTTTTGGCGACCGCAAAAGAACTCGGCGCCGATGCACTGGCGACCGGCCATTACATCCGCTCGAAGCCCGTGCCGCTTGCCAATGATCCCGGCCACCGCGCCCTCTTCCGCCCGATCGATAGCGAGCGCGACCAGAGCTATTTCCTCTTTGCCACCACGCAGGAGCAGATCGACTATCTGCGCTTCCCGCTCGGCGCCATGTCGAAGGCGGAAGTCCGCGTGCTCGCCGAAGAGATGGGCCTCGTCGTCGCCCAGAAGGCCGACAGCCAGGACATCTGTTTCGTGCCCCAGGGCAAATATGCCGACGTCATCAACAAGCTGAAGCCGAATGCGGCTCTGGCCGGCGAGATCGTCCATCTCGATGGCCGGGTGCTCGGCAATCACGAAGGCATTCTGCATTACACCATCGGCCAGCGGAAAGGCTTGGGCGTCGCGACCGGCGAGCCGCTCTATGTCATCTATCTCGACGCCCGCTCGCGCCGCGTCATCGTCGGGCCGAAGGAAGCGCTGGAAACCCACCGCGTCTATCTGCGTGACATCAACTGGCTGGGCGACCGGACGCTGGCGGAAGACGCAAGTGACGGCATGCCCTGCTTCGCCAAGGTCCGCTCCACCCGTCCGCCAACCCCGGCGGTCCTGCATGCAGACGAAAAGGGAGTCTATGTCGATCTCGAAATCGGCGAAGCCGGTGTGGCCCCCGGCCAGGCCTGTGTCCTCTATTCCGCACCGGGCGCTGACGCCCGCGTCTATGGCGGCGGCTTCATCGAGCGGTCGGAACGCTCCGGCACGGCGGAAGCCTCGTTGAAGGCGCTTCTGGCAGGCTCTGTCGCGGCCTGA
- a CDS encoding L-iditol 2-dehydrogenase, with protein MSGRLSGKSAMITGAARGIGRAFAEAYVQEGATVAIADIDLARAAATATELGSSAFPVHIDVSDQASIEAAVEACVRQAGGIDILINNAAIFDLAPIVEITRQSYQRIFDINVGGTLFTLQAVAKQMIAQGRGGKIINMASQAGRRGEPLVGVYCASKAAVISLTQSAGLDLIKHGINVNGIAPGVVGSEMWDEVDALFARYENRPLGEKKRLVGEAVPFGRMGKAEDLTGMAIFLATAEADYIVAQTYNVDGGNWMS; from the coding sequence ATGAGTGGCAGACTGAGCGGAAAATCAGCAATGATCACGGGTGCGGCACGCGGCATCGGACGCGCCTTCGCCGAGGCCTATGTCCAAGAGGGCGCAACAGTTGCGATCGCCGATATCGATCTCGCCCGCGCAGCCGCCACCGCCACGGAACTCGGATCATCGGCCTTTCCGGTCCATATCGATGTCTCGGATCAAGCCTCGATCGAGGCAGCCGTGGAAGCCTGCGTCAGACAGGCTGGCGGAATCGACATCCTCATCAACAATGCCGCAATCTTCGATCTCGCCCCCATCGTCGAGATCACCCGCCAAAGCTATCAGCGCATCTTCGATATCAATGTCGGCGGCACACTGTTTACCCTCCAGGCTGTCGCAAAGCAGATGATTGCTCAAGGGCGGGGCGGCAAGATCATCAACATGGCAAGCCAGGCAGGCCGTCGCGGCGAGCCCTTGGTAGGCGTCTATTGCGCCTCCAAGGCAGCGGTCATCTCGCTGACCCAATCGGCAGGTCTCGACCTGATCAAGCACGGCATCAATGTCAACGGCATCGCGCCCGGCGTGGTCGGCAGCGAGATGTGGGACGAAGTCGACGCACTCTTTGCCAGATATGAGAACCGGCCCCTTGGAGAGAAGAAGCGTCTGGTCGGCGAAGCCGTCCCCTTCGGTCGCATGGGCAAGGCGGAAGATCTGACGGGCATGGCGATTTTCCTTGCCACCGCCGAGGCCGATTACATCGTCGCCCAGACATACAATGTCGACGGCGGCAACTGGATGAGCTGA
- a CDS encoding mannitol dehydrogenase family protein: MTTKLSLANLPAIAAKATVPAYRREQLSPGILHLGVGNFHRAHMAVYLHELFNQGRDLDWAIIGAGVMPSDQKMKATLEAQDCLTTVVEQDIARSEATVTGAMIGIVTAPDYAAIIATMTDPKIRIVSLTITEGGYFIDPATGSFDPTHPAIAADAADPEHPKTVFGLILAGLKARRKAGIPPFTVMSCDNIPGNGEVTEAAVTGLARLFDPELAHWIEENVAFPNSMVDRITPATGPREIGIVSESYGIDDGWPVFCEEFKQWVLEDNFSIGRPALEDVGVTFVPDVAPYELMKLRILNGGHAAIAYPAALMDIHFVHESMENPLIRAFLAKLEKEEIIPVVPPVPHTSLTDYFDLIERRFANPKIGDTIPRLAQDGSNRQPKFILPSTADRLARGLDVTGLALVSALWCKYFEGVSDSGRPITFNDTAAERLNAAALASRADPKAFLALGDIFGKVGTNPLFIQRFSSALESLRSLGTAATLQRYLENRLQD, from the coding sequence ATGACCACCAAACTCTCGCTCGCCAATCTGCCCGCTATCGCAGCCAAGGCCACGGTCCCGGCCTACAGGCGCGAGCAGCTCTCACCCGGCATTCTTCACCTTGGCGTGGGCAATTTCCACCGCGCCCACATGGCGGTCTATCTGCACGAATTGTTCAATCAGGGACGTGATCTGGATTGGGCGATCATCGGGGCAGGTGTCATGCCGTCCGACCAGAAAATGAAGGCGACACTTGAGGCGCAGGACTGCCTGACGACGGTGGTCGAACAGGATATCGCCCGTTCTGAGGCCACCGTGACCGGCGCCATGATCGGCATCGTGACTGCCCCGGACTATGCCGCCATCATCGCGACAATGACCGACCCGAAGATTAGAATCGTATCGCTGACCATCACGGAAGGCGGCTACTTCATCGATCCGGCCACCGGCAGTTTCGACCCGACGCATCCGGCGATTGCCGCAGATGCCGCGGATCCCGAACACCCGAAGACCGTCTTCGGGCTCATTCTCGCGGGGCTGAAAGCCCGCCGCAAGGCAGGGATTCCGCCCTTTACGGTCATGTCCTGTGACAACATCCCCGGCAATGGCGAGGTAACGGAAGCCGCCGTGACCGGTCTTGCCAGACTGTTTGACCCGGAGCTTGCCCACTGGATCGAGGAAAACGTCGCCTTCCCCAATTCCATGGTCGATCGGATCACGCCAGCAACCGGCCCGCGCGAAATCGGCATCGTCAGCGAAAGCTACGGCATCGATGATGGCTGGCCGGTCTTCTGCGAAGAGTTCAAGCAATGGGTGCTGGAAGACAATTTTTCCATCGGACGCCCCGCATTGGAAGATGTCGGGGTTACCTTCGTCCCGGATGTTGCACCCTATGAGCTGATGAAACTGCGTATTCTCAACGGCGGCCATGCAGCGATTGCCTATCCGGCGGCCCTCATGGATATCCACTTCGTCCATGAGAGCATGGAAAACCCGCTGATCCGCGCCTTTCTTGCCAAGCTGGAAAAGGAGGAAATCATTCCGGTCGTTCCGCCGGTTCCCCATACGAGCCTGACCGACTATTTCGATCTGATCGAACGGCGCTTTGCCAATCCGAAGATCGGCGACACGATCCCGCGTCTCGCCCAGGACGGATCGAACCGTCAGCCGAAATTCATCCTGCCCTCGACAGCGGATCGCCTGGCACGAGGTCTCGATGTGACCGGGCTGGCGCTGGTGTCTGCCCTGTGGTGCAAGTATTTCGAAGGCGTCAGCGATAGCGGTCGACCGATCACCTTCAACGATACGGCAGCCGAGCGTCTTAATGCAGCGGCACTTGCCTCCCGCGCTGACCCGAAAGCCTTCCTCGCGCTTGGCGACATATTCGGCAAGGTCGGCACCAATCCTCTGTTCATTCAGCGCTTTTCGTCCGCCCTTGAAAGCTTGCGAAGCCTCGGCACCGCCGCTACGCTTCAGCGCTATCTCGAAAACAGACTGCAAGATTGA
- a CDS encoding HAD family hydrolase, translating into MKPRAKRLVIFDCDGVLVDSEVIALEVLVWALQEKGIALDIDGASARFLGRSLGSMAKVVQDEFGVAIDDDFLNRMRDELYSRFRRELRPVRGIEDALQDLAKQGIDWCVASSSQRERIELSLSVTGLLAHFSPHIFSATMVENGKPAPDLFLHAASSMGIEPKNCMVVEDSPAGISAAKAAGMKVLAFTGGSHTTSPAYGDALDALHPDHRFDAMGELLQFVQK; encoded by the coding sequence ATGAAGCCGCGGGCGAAGAGACTGGTGATTTTCGACTGCGACGGTGTTCTCGTCGATAGCGAGGTCATTGCGCTTGAGGTTCTCGTCTGGGCCCTTCAGGAAAAGGGGATCGCCCTGGACATCGATGGTGCCTCGGCACGGTTTCTGGGCCGCAGCCTCGGCTCCATGGCCAAGGTGGTTCAGGACGAGTTCGGTGTCGCCATCGACGACGACTTTCTCAACCGCATGCGGGACGAACTCTACAGCCGTTTTCGCCGTGAGCTGCGACCCGTCCGGGGCATAGAGGACGCTCTCCAGGATCTCGCGAAACAAGGCATCGACTGGTGCGTGGCATCCTCCAGCCAGCGGGAACGCATCGAATTGTCCCTTTCCGTCACCGGGCTTCTGGCGCATTTTTCCCCGCATATCTTCAGCGCCACCATGGTGGAAAACGGCAAGCCGGCACCCGATCTCTTTCTCCATGCGGCAAGCAGCATGGGCATCGAGCCGAAGAATTGTATGGTGGTGGAAGACAGCCCAGCCGGCATTTCAGCAGCAAAGGCGGCAGGCATGAAGGTGCTGGCCTTTACCGGCGGGTCCCATACGACCAGTCCGGCCTATGGCGATGCACTGGACGCCCTGCATCCGGATCACCGGTTTGACGCCATGGGCGAATTGCTCCAGTTTGTCCAAAAATGA